From Pseudomonadota bacterium:
TCGGTGTCCTCCCGTCCTTCGCCGGCGAAGAGATGCAACACCGCGACGGCCAGGGCGAGGATTACGATGGCGCCAGCCTCGTACAGGATTGTGGCCGGTTCCATCTCCTTCGACTGCAGCACGATGAGGCGGGAGAGGGCCGTGATAGCGATGAGCAGTGGGTAGACCGTGGGGATTCGGCGGCTGCTGTAGAAGGCTCCCGCCATGGAGACCACCTCTGTGTAGAGGAACAGGAGGAGGATGTCGGC
This genomic window contains:
- a CDS encoding phosphate-starvation-inducible PsiE family protein produces the protein MDMGRLIALIERSVLAVIIGLTVIAVLFELATIWEQRNVAIADILLLFLYTEVVSMAGAFYSSRRIPTVYPLLIAITALSRLIVLQSKEMEPATILYEAGAIVILALAVAVLHLFAGEGREDTDELRREQTTNPPNQET